One Oryzias latipes chromosome 21, ASM223467v1 genomic window, CATGCGTCAAAGTGTTCCTGGGTAAAACATTGAACCCCACTTTGTTCCTGGTGGTTGTAGGTTGGTGCCAATGTAAAGCAGCGGAACCGGCATCAGTGCAAACATGGTTGTTGTAGCTCAGTCCAGTGTTTGAGCTGCTATGCTGGTTGTCCTGGAATGGTTCAGCTTGAATTAAATGCTGTTTCTCTGTTACAAAAAATGTATGGCTCTGTCAATTCATGCAGGTAAAAacctatatttatttattcatttctgcaCTGAGGAGTCATAACTTACTAAGACCTCTATTTTTCTCTGCtgcaacagtaaaaaaacatttactcacAGATTGCACCTGTACTTTATGTCAATTCCCACCAAGGCGACACCCACAGGGCAAACAATATATGTGCAGTTTGGCTCCTACAGtgagtgaatgggactgtgtaTGTTAAGTGGCAGTAAGAAAAAGGCTATGTAGGTAAGGTAGGTACATCACtatagactttttttgtttcctcaaaATAGCTCTTTAACACAACATGTCTACAGAATGATTGCATCAGAGGAGTCGGGCTGCAGTATCTGCAGGGTGAAAATACTCTTCAGAGATTTCCTGAACCAGGGATAGAAAAAAGCATAGATCACTGGATTCAAACATGAGTTGCTATGAAAGAGCCAGGTTccaaaaactcttaaaaaatcaCTGGATTTGTATGCCAGACCTGCGATGTTGGGGTAGAAATACGGACAAAAACACACCAGAAACATAAACACAACCACacccagagctgctgctgctttcagtTCAGACTTTTTTACACTACGGTGAGCTGAACTCTGGACAGAAACGATGTGAGACCTCATGGCTCGAGCCTGAGACACAGCCACCACAAACACTCTCATGtacagaaccacaatgactaTAATGGGACCAAAGAAAGTGATGACCACATCAAAAGCTCCTGTTATATAGTCTATAAACAATACACACTCTCCGAGGCAGAGGTTATATCTGTCTGGATCTTCCAGAAAATCCTTAAGAATCACTCCATTGTAGAAAGCAGAAGTGGCccaacacagacaaacacagactTGAACTCTCCTCAGAGTGACTTTGGTGGGGTAACGTAACGGGTCACAGATGGCCACGTATCGATCAGCTGATATGAGCACCATGTGTCCCACTGACACAGATGTAAGAATGAAAGCAGTGAAGGTGTACAGTCCACACATAAAAGTCCCCAAAACCCAGCAACCCTCTGTGATACGAATGCGAATCGGCATCACAAAGAAGCCAATAAGGAAGTCTGAGACGGCCAGAGAGAGCAGGAGGAGGTTGGTGGGGGTGTGCAGCTGCCTgcaaacacagagaaacaacagtTGAAGTGTTTGAATTGGTAATTATTTCTACATCCCTGGAACATTCATGAATTAtataaaatatcaaattttaaagcagcaaacgcatattgtttttgtcattttagttCCATTGCCTGAAGTGAGAGACAGAGATGATAACCAGCAGGTTTAGAGTCACAGTCAGCACAGACAGAAGACACAACACcatgaagatgaaaacgttcTCAGCAGGACGCTGTGGCGGCTTCCTGCAGGAGGCATTGAGGAGGTGTGGGAAGCAGAGCTCAGCTGTGTTCAGAGTCTCCATCATGCCAGACAGAGCAGAGGAGGCTGCAGAGCTCCTGCAGGTGTGTAGCTCTCGTTATGAAGTTAAATGTcaggaagctcctcccactgtgATTGTACAatcaagtaaaacaaaaaagttaagatCAAACAGGAATTGGAATGAACTGATTCGATATTGCTGTTTAATCCACAATGTTTTCATGTTCAGTGTATCAAAGTAGTATCCAGGTAGCAcgattgtttcttttatttgtatttaatttgttatgtttttataattttaataaaatcaatacGGTGAAACCATAAGAGTGATAATAATAATGTCAATCTTAcaataataatacaaaacatgtttgaaatggaGCATGACAATAATAATAGATAAAAGGGACCAGGCTGCACGTTGGCGCAGCGGTTAGCGCTCTTACCTCACAGCATGAAGCCTTTAGGTTcaggacctgaaacagaacaccaatgggggacctttctgcgtGGAGTTTATATGTTCTTCCCATGCATGCGAGAGTTTTCTCTGGGGATAAAATACAaactcccactgtccaaaaacgtGCGTTATTTTGTACATCAATGACTTGGGTCAAAATTTCTCTGAAGCTAATTTGTATTTCTATACCGATGACACGGTTATTTACTGTTATGGATTATCTCTTGCTCCGGCAATTGAAACCCTGcagaaagctttttttgttgttcagcATTCACTTATTCAGTTAAAATGGGTTCTCAATGCTGACAAGACAAAGTTAATGTTGCTTTCAAACACATAGAAGGTCTCTAAAATAATTCCAATGGTGTCCACTCTGATTGGAAATGTTATAGAGGTGGTTCATGAATACAAGTACCTTGGTGTCTGGATTGATGACTCCCCCACCTTTAAACCGCACatagaaaaacttaaaaaataaaataaaattgaaacttggctttgtgtttttcttttgaagtaaaaaagcgTTTTGTCTCTGCAACTTTTTTCTGTGCTGGATTATGATGATATTATGTATATACTGTAAATGCCTCTTCTTCATGTCTCCAAACTGTTGACACCATGTGTCTTGCTTCCCTGAGGCGCATTACCAACTATAAatctacagtggtggacaacattgttggtacccctcagttaaataaagaaagtccacaatgctcactaaaatgacttgaaatgttccaaagtaacagtaaattaaaatttatggaaaattaaataatcaaaatccgccattacttttgagttgttgattaacagaattatttaaaaaaacaaactaatgaaatagggctggacatacatgatggtacccataacttaatattttgttgcacaacgttttgaggcaatcactgcaatgaaacggtttctgtatttgtcaatgagccttctgcacctgtccacaggtattttggcccactcctcatgagccaactgctccagttgtctcaggtttgacgggtgtcttctccaaatggcatgtttcagctccttccacagatgttcaatgggattcagatctgggctcatagaatgccacttcagaatagtccaactcttttctcttagccattcttgggggtttctggctgtgtgttttggatcgttgtcctgttggaagacccatgacctgcgactgagaccaagctttctgtcACTGtgatgaaaacagctgtgatgtcaattaaaggacatacctgagttcatcctGGGCAAAActgtttcattattttgtttttttcaataattctgtaaatcaacaactcaaaagtaatggctgattttgattatttaattttaaataaattttaatttgttacttttgaatgtttcaagtcatgccactgagcattgtggactttctttctttaactaaggggtaccaacaattttgtccactaCTGTATGAGGCATTATTGTGACTTGTATTCAAGAGTACAATGGCCACTAGGAGGTAGGGACATTGgtacaattttatttacaagGCCTTACTTGGATTACTGCTTCCCATTTGTTCCCTAATCACAAAGAGAAGTGTGGTATTTTACTCCTTAAGATCAAAACACCAGCTGTTGCTTTCTGTTCCATTTGCTGCACAGAGCTGGGGAAAAGTCTTTGTccactctgcttcttctgcttggaatatgctgcagaaagactggaaactaactgaactggcatctttaaatgtttttaagaacaagCTTAAAGCATCAGAGACTTCAACAATAATGTGCAACTGCTTTTCATGATTTGTGTgattttaattatgtttgttttttgtattgaaatgtgctgcctcttcgccaggactcccttggaaaagaggtgtttaatctcaatgggacgttcctggttaaataaaataaaataaaaaacggtAGTGCAAGTGGATTATCATTGGCTTCAAAGGTGCTTTTCCATAACCTTATTGGTTGACTACTCCAGACAAGATCCAAGGTGTAGACGTGTAGACTTTGCGAAAGGTCCCTGAAACATGGATAAAAACCCCAGAGTTAAAGTGGTAAACATCGTGGTGGTGAATGAAGGACTAAGAATAACCGTCACCATTGACACACACATTATGATTGAAATCTCAaggtggaggagtggctacagcagatCCATAAGAAAAACTCAGACTTCTCAGTCTTGTGCAAAGATACTGCATAAGACCCTTTAGCTCCCACACCTCAAGTAGTGGACATAAGCTTATGAGAGAAACACCCCATGGAGGGTGCCAGAAGAATTTTTTTATACACATGTAAAAATAATTCCAAACAGTGTGCCCAATAGTGGTAGCCTCCTACTTTCTCCTACTATAAAAACTTTTAAGGGCCCCTGTTGATCATTACCCCAGGCTCTTTAGGGAAATACCAGTGTTATGAGGCCGTTAGCTGGCCTCCACCCCCTAACAGCAACATCCCTGTGTGACATCACACCAACTACGCCTCTGCAATCCAATTCGTTGATTATATTTGAACTTCTTTATTGGTAGCCAGTTCTGCAGTGCTTTGGTGGATATGGGGTTTTCTACTCGGCTGGTTAAGAAGGAAAGGTTACCATGGCCAGCAAGTTCTCTCCCTGTGGGTTAGATCCCTACTATCACTGTACTGTTCATGGCTTCAGGTGAAGAAACCACAATGCAAAGAGCAGGATACTGatacataagaaattaggttgaataaatttaactcaattacttgttaccaattgaatcaattcaataaagttttatgagttgtgtctatccatccatccatatctctatctatctatctatctatctatctatctatctatctatctatctatctatctatctatctatctatctatctatctatctatctatctatctatctatctatctatctatctatctatctatctatctatctatctatctctctctctctctctctctctctctctctctctctctctctctctctctctctctctctctctctctctctctctctctctctctctctctctctctctctctctctctctctctctctctctctctctctctctctctctctctctctctctctctctctctctctctctctctctctctctctctctctctctctctctctctctctctctctctctctctctctctctctctctctctctctctctctctctctctctctctctctatatatatatatatatatatatatacacagtatcaacgagtaaggcaagtcctgagaagccagctcaatggcaaaaataagacccgggcaataaacagctacgcgctgcccgttatcagataccctgcaggaataataagatggccaaaggaagaggtacagaccacggatgttaaaacacgaaagctcctcaccatgcatggaaggttccatcccaaatccagcaccctgagactgtatgctagccgcaaggaaggaggccgaggactagtgagcgtagaagccactatccaggatgaataCAAcaaggatacagtgctggaggacagatcctcatgggaggacaaacccctgcatgggatgtaccaccggaccataactgaagtggctgatatcaagaaaacttaccaatggctagaaagggctggcctaaaggacagcaccgaagcactcatcctggcagcccaggaacaagccctgtgcaccagagccatagagactcagatctaccacaccagacaagacccaaggtgtaggctgtgcaaagaagcgcctgaaacaatccagcacataactgcaggatgtaagatgctggcagggaaagcatacatggagcgccacaatcaagtggctggaataatatacaggaacatgtgtgcaaaatatgaactggaaaccccaaggtcaaaatgggaaacacctccgaaggtggtagagaatgagagggcaaagatcctgtgggacttccagatccagactgataggatggtaatggcgaaccaaccagacattgtagtggtggataaagaacagaggaaagccgttgtggtggatgtggcagtgccaagcgatgggaacatcaggaagaaggaacatgagaaactggagaaataccagggactcagagaagaactggagaaagcctggaaagtgaaggtgacagtggtgcctgtggtaattggagcacttggggtAGTAACcaccaagctggaggagtggctacaacagatacctggaaagacctcagacctcttagtccagaaaagcgcagtgctaggaacagctaagatactgcgtaggaccctcaagctcccaggcctctggtagagga contains:
- the LOC101168264 gene encoding trace amine-associated receptor 13c-like — encoded protein: MMETLNTAELCFPHLLNASCRKPPQRPAENVFIFMVLCLLSVLTVTLNLLVIISVSHFRQLHTPTNLLLLSLAVSDFLIGFFVMPIRIRITEGCWVLGTFMCGLYTFTAFILTSVSVGHMVLISADRYVAICDPLRYPTKVTLRRVQVCVCLCWATSAFYNGVILKDFLEDPDRYNLCLGECVLFIDYITGAFDVVITFFGPIIVIVVLYMRVFVVAVSQARAMRSHIVSVQSSAHRSVKKSELKAAAALGVVVFMFLVCFCPYFYPNIAGLAYKSSDFLRVFGTWLFHSNSCLNPVIYAFFYPWFRKSLKSIFTLQILQPDSSDAIIL